Proteins found in one Pyrus communis chromosome 15, drPyrComm1.1, whole genome shotgun sequence genomic segment:
- the LOC137717166 gene encoding F-box/kelch-repeat protein At3g23880-like, which yields MAGDDGELPILSSNNDDIIVEILSWLPVVSLLRFRCVCKSWRALITTPQFVAKHRAHTNDSNKNVLILTKPYWPPPAPPPPPSVSPLLIDYQSLKKNVAACASASSSAIRSNHRDVEAEFPDDTSLNDSSLVGSCNGLICLLLNPLLEYYKEYYENIRLLLWNPSTRTAHKVPDIDWFCFRPCYYGFGYDSTTQDYKVLLGGKSDKDGFAAIFSLKAASWKIVVDSLKPAASLGIDGRGCFLNGALHWNHRHDNGTIIRSFDFAQEKFHSFSSIRHNKCYWAGVGTTGNRLFFHTFCHDCQNFPDFEDTGLTLWVMMEYGVDQSWTIFAKIRPEIFPPNVWLLNPLFLDDGALLMESDRGDLVLYMPKEDTCRNVLDNSDVEKLRASSSSGRAVMVMYVGTLVSPATGGG from the coding sequence ATGGCGGGTGATGATGGAGAATTGCCGATCTTGTCCTCCAACAATGACGATATAATCGTCGAGATACTTTCATGGCTACCGGTCGTATCTCTCCTCCGATTCCGTTGTGTATGCAAGTCATGGCGCGCCTTAATCACTACTCCCCAGTTCGTGGCCAAGCACCGAGCACATACCAACGACAGCAACAAGAATGTCCTGATTCTCACGAAACCGTACTGGCCGCCACCAGCCCCGCCACCACCCCCCTCTGTATCTCCCCTACTGATTGACTACCAATCACTGAAGAAGAATGTTGCCGCCTGCGCCTCTGCCTCTTCATCAGCGATACGAAGCAACCATAGAGACGTTGAAGCTGAATTTCCAGATGATACTAGCCTCAACGATTCATCACTTGTGGGTTCTTGCAATGGTCTCATCTGCCTACTACTTAACCCTCTACTTGAATACTATAAAGAATACTATGAAAATATAAGACTTCTCTTGTGGAACCCTAGTACCAGAACAGCCCATAAGGTACCGGACATTGATTGGTTTTGTTTCAGACCATGTTATTACGGATTCGGCTACGATTCCACCACTCAAGACTACAAGGTCCTTTTGGGCGGTAAAAGTGACAAAGATGGATTTGCTGCAATCTTCTCACTCAAAGCGGCTTCATGGAAGATTGTTGTAGACTCCCTCAAGCCTGCGGCCTCGTTAGGTATTGATGGACGAGGGTGCTTCTTAAATGGAGCTCTACATTGGAATCATAGACACGATAACGGGACAATAATCAGGTCCTTTGATTTCGCACAGGAGAAATTTCATTCGTTTTCCTCTATTAGGCATAACAAATGTTATTGGGCGGGAGTGGGGACTACTGGAAATCGTCTCTTCTTTCACACTTTCTGCCATGATTGCCAAAATTTTCCTGACTTTGAGGACACTGGCCTTACCCTATGGGTGATGATGGAATATGGGGTCGATCAATCTTGGactatttttgcaaaaattcGCCCGGAGATTTTCCCTCCTAATGTGTGGTTGTTGAATCCGTTATTCCTCGACGATGGTGCACTTTTGATGGAATCGGATCGAGGTGACTTGGTATTATATATGCCTAAGGAAGATACATGCAGGAATGTGCTCGACAATTCTGATGTTGAAAAATTGAGAGCTTCGTCTTCGTCTGGGCGTGCAGTAATGGTTATGTACGTAGGCACTTTGGTTTCACCGGCGACAGGTGGCGGCTAG